The region ACTAAAGTTTCGTCTTCTCCAAAATATAATTTATTACCAATACGTATTTTACGCGCTGGATCTACTAACACATCCCAAAGACGTTGTTCTTGATTAAGCTCTCTTAATAAAAACACTTCTATTCTTGCTCCTGTTTTTTCTTTATTACCAAATAAACGTGCAGGAAATACTTTAGTATTATTTAGTATCATCACATCTTTTTCATCAAAATAATCGATGATGTCCTTAAACATTTTGTGTTCTATCGTTTGCTCTTTGCGGTTTAATACCATTAAACGAGACTCGTCTCTGTTTTCTGCTGGATATTCTGCTAAAAGCTCTTCTGGTAATTCAAAATTGAAGTGTGATAATTTCATTTATATAAAAACGTGTTTAATTAACAAAGTTGCAAATATACAATCTGGAGATAGGCGTTGTCAAGTAAATGGGCAATTATTATTTTTAAATACAAAATTTAAACCCTAATTGGTCCAAATCGTCCCAAAATGTTGGGTAGGATTTTGACACCACTTTATAATCTTGAATGATAATGGGCACTTTTAATGCTAATGGTGCAAACGCCATAGCCATTCTGTGGTCATTGTAAGTTTCTATAATCACATTTTGGTTTATATTATCTGAGGCTTCAAGAGTTAGACTATTATCTGTTATTGTTACTGTTCCTCCTAATTTTTCAATTTCGGTTTTAAGCGCGACTAAACGGTCTGTTTCTTTAATCTTTAAAGTATGTAAGCCTGTTAAATGACACTTTAAACCTAAAGCAAATGCAGTAACTGCAATAGTTTGTGCAATATCTGGTGCATTTGCTAAATCAAAATTGATTACAGTATTTGGAGATGTATTATTGTTTTTTTGAAGTAAAATCGTATCCATTTCAAAAGTTGTTGATACATCAAATGACTTATATAAATCAGCTAAAACAGAATCACCTTGTAGGCTATTGTTTTTGTAAGAGGACAACTTAATTTGTGTTCCAACTTCTGACAATGCAATTATACTATAAAAGTATGATGCAGAGGACCAGTCAGACTCTACTGTTAATTGCTGGCTGCTTGCTTTTAATGGTTTGTTGTTAGGTAAAACGGTTATAAGATTATTTTCAAATGTTGTTTTGACACCAATGTCTTCTAATAAGCTAAGCGTCATTTTTATGTAAGGCACAGATGTTATTTTACCTTCTAGTGTCAATTCTAAACCATTTTTAAGTTTTGAGGCTATTAATAGTAATGCCGAAATATATTGGCTACTCACATTAGCTTTTAGGGTAACTTTATGTTTAGTAAGTGTTTTTCCATTAATTAGTAATGGTGGAAACCCTTTGTGTTCTTTATAGGTAATATCTGCACCTAATTGATTTAAAGCATCAACTAGAATAGCTATTGGACGCTCTTTCATGCGTTGCGATCCTGTTAACTCAATAGATCTTCCTTCTTGTGTTGAAAAAAACGCAGTTA is a window of Olleya sp. YS DNA encoding:
- a CDS encoding 3-phosphoshikimate 1-carboxyvinyltransferase, translated to MKLHLQKSTIYKQSAIQITGSKSESNRLLLLQALFPEISIKNLSNSDDSVLMAKALTSTSDVIDIHHAGTAMRFLTAFFSTQEGRSIELTGSQRMKERPIAILVDALNQLGADITYKEHKGFPPLLINGKTLTKHKVTLKANVSSQYISALLLIASKLKNGLELTLEGKITSVPYIKMTLSLLEDIGVKTTFENNLITVLPNNKPLKASSQQLTVESDWSSASYFYSIIALSEVGTQIKLSSYKNNSLQGDSVLADLYKSFDVSTTFEMDTILLQKNNNTSPNTVINFDLANAPDIAQTIAVTAFALGLKCHLTGLHTLKIKETDRLVALKTEIEKLGGTVTITDNSLTLEASDNINQNVIIETYNDHRMAMAFAPLALKVPIIIQDYKVVSKSYPTFWDDLDQLGFKFCI